The genomic window CAACCTATTAATACCATTACAAAATTGTTTTATGCTTACGTTGTCATGGCACATTCTTACCGTATTCTGGGCGGTAACCATATGCAAAACATCGAAGCTTTGAGTGTTATTAATTATCCATTCCCTAATATTTTTGAGGGAACAACGCCATTGTTTGAAGAATCAAATAATGATTCTGCACAAGTTCAAGAGTTGAGAAAGTCGATCGAATCGATCAGCTATGAAGAGCAAATGTTCCAATCTGCTGATTTTTACATTCTATTGATGTGTGTTTCAACTACGTTTGAAGTTTCAGAAGAATATCTTCAAACAGTTTCAAGACAACTCGTTAAATATAATCCGCTTTTTGCCAACTTTATAGACGATTTCTTGGACCTTATTCCTTATGACGTGGAACAGACTGTTTCTGATTTTGCGTTGTCACACAAGGAATTTATGCGTTATAAGTACAATCTAACTACTTGTATCATTGGTGTACTTGCTTTGGACCAAAACTTTATCGAGATGCTTAACTTATTCTCTGGTTTTGGCGATGCCATGAGTAGCTTGACTGACGAAAACTTGAAGACAAAAATTGGATCAACAGTTCAACATTTAATGAGACGTGACAAGTACAGTTCATTGAAAGGTAAGTCAAAACTTATCTCTGATGCACTTTATGCAATTGCATATCGTTTCTTCTCACTTTACAATGAATCGATCCAAGTCCACGTATATTTGGAATTGGAGTCATTCTTCTTGGTATATTCTGACTTAGCTATTACTTTGGAAGCTTTGCCATATGTATCGATCGTAAGCGATTCTAAGGACGCTGATATCGTGGTTACTGCTAATAGCTCCAACTTGCCTGAAGATGAAGTCAAAGACGACGTCTGCGTTTATCGCTGGATGTACAATGGGGTCGACGGTCAGATGGGTGGACTGCTCAACCTTATTTACAAGATTTGGACTGATGAAAAGGTTGCTGGAACTAAGACAATTAATTAGTTGAATTTTTTAAAAAAATAGATTAGTATTACTGTATGCGATGAGTCGAGAGACGACGAATTTGGTCGTCACTTGAGGTAGGATATCAAGAACCACTCACCGGATATTTGTGAGCGATATCTTCAGCGGTTGTGTGAACCAACTTAGCTGATTACTCAATTGAGTACTACCAAAGAAGCCATGGTTTGATGACCATGGCTTTTTTTCTGGAAAAAATAGGGACGGGAAGTGAAAAAATGCGATCACAAAAATTATGGTTATTGACCTTAAATGCGACCTTTAATATGGTAATGGGATTTATTTTGCCTGTGAATATGATTTTTATTAAGCAGAACCTGCATCAGACTCAAAATATGGCGGGATTTGCGCTTATGGTGTATTCGGCGTTAATGATGGTAGGAAATTACTTAGGTGGAATATTATTCGATAAGCTGTCTAAGAAATGGACGCTTCAAATCGGCTATATTATTGCGGTTATCTCGCTTTTAGGGATGACGTTCCATCATGTTTGGCCTAGCTACTTGTTCATGCTGGTTATGCTTGGATTTGGAATGGGCATCTCCTACACTGCTATCAATGGCTATACTGCCTTCGTGGCTGAAGAAACTATTGGGGACAGCCGAGTGTTGTTCAATAATATGTATTTAGCAGCCAACTTGGGGATTGCTGTCGGGTCAACGGCAGTAGGATTTATATTTGAGTGGAGCATCTTTTTCACATTCTTTATCCCAGTAATCTTTTTTGTATTATGCTTGTTGATCGTGTTCTTTAAAGCTTCGGTGCTTGATGCTACTAATGAAGCAGCCGAGAAGACTCACGAGTACAAGATGGACTCTGAAGAAGTTGATCCAAAGGTTGCCATTGGCGAAAAGCGTTTCCGTTTGAACTTGATCATCTTGAGTTTAGGCGTGTTCATCATGTGGATGGGCTACACGCAGTGGGACAGCAATATGTCGCTGTACATGCTAGGCAACGGCTTCTCCAAGAAAGAATATAGTATCGTCTTTACGATCAATGCGGCGTCACTGTTGCTGATCCAGCCTGTGATGAACCGGATCATGTCCAAGATCTTCAAACTGTTAAAAAATCAAATCTTGGTCGGAATTGTGATCATGGGTCTGTCATTCTTACTACTTCCGGGAGCTAATCAGTACTGGATGTTCGTTGTCAGCATGTTGATCCTGACAGTCGGCGAATCAATGGTCTTCCCAACGATCCCGGCTTTATTGAACAAAATGTCGACTAATCAAAATCGTGGGAACTTGCAAAGTTTATACACGATCATGGGTTCTTTAGGTCGAGCTGTCGGGCCATATGCCGGTAGTTTGATTGTTACGGCTCTATCTTTTGCCAATTTATTTTATGGTATTACCGCAGCGATGATATTAGTTGCGGTATCATTAAAGGGTGTCAAAGAATTAGAAATCTGAGGTTAAATTATGACAATAGCTATTATCATTATTATAGTGTTGCTGCTGATAGTTCTAATTTTGAACGCTCTTTTTTTATATTTACAAAAAAGAAATAGCAATGCGCTAGGTTCAGATGCTCCAGCGGTGACTCGAGATCCGGGATTAGATGAAGCTACCACAGCCTATTTGAAGCAGCCCCGTGAGGAGTGGACAATTACTTCAAATAGTAATAAGTTATATGGATGGTTCGTTAAATCGAAATCACCCTCAGATGTCACGGTGATCGTGGTGCATGGCTTTGCAGTCGACCACAAATCATTGGACATCCACGCTCAGCTTTTTAATACGCTTGGTTACAACGTTTTGCAGATCGACAATCAGGCTGCAGGTAAGAGCGAAGGTAAGTATCAAGGCTTTGGATATCTGGAAAGTATCGACCTTGAGGCTTGGATCAATGAGCTTTTAAAAAGGCGACCTAACGATGAAATTGTTTTGTTTGGCGCTTCAATGGGAGCGGCTACGGTAATGATGACGGCTGGCAAGAAATTGCCTGACAATGTCAAAGCGGTCATTGAGGACTCTGGCTATACTTCAATGGAAGATGTAGTCAACTTCCACTTTAAGCAACGCTATAAGTTCTCAGGACGATTCGTCTTGAAGATGATCTCATTAGTAGCCAAAGTCAGATCCGGCTTTTTCTACGGTCAGGCTGATTGTACTAAGGCTTTACAAAACTGCCACTTACCGATTTTATTCATGCATGGGCAGGCTGATGAAGCGGTGCCTTATTATATGAGGGATGAATTGACCAAATACGGTGATTTTCCGAAGGAGACCTACGCTAAAGACAGCGGCGTCCACATACGTAGTTACTACGTTGATTCGAAGAATTATCAGGCTAAAGTTGCGGACTTTTTGAAAAAGTATCTCTAGGAGTTAATTATGAAAATTACGATGAATGAATTTAAAGAACGAATTGAAAATGGCGACTTCAAACAAACTAGTTTGGACATTAGTAAGGATGACTTGTTGCAAGAAGACCTCTGGTCGATCAACAAAGCTAGCGAGCAGTTGAAGACTGACCTTGCTGCCGGCAAGCTTTCGCAAACTATGATCCACGTGGTTGACGCAGAGTTTCCAATTGACTTTTATCTCGAATCTGACATTATCAACTTGCCATTTGATGATGCTAAAAAAGTTATTCACTTTTTTGAAGATGGTCAAGAGGTTGAGACAAAAGTTTATCTCTCAACTCGTTGCGACTACTTGAACGCATCAAAATTCCACATCGACCTTATCTCTGATGGGGATGTCACTGATGCTCAAGCTAAGAATGCGATGGCAATCATGCGTGCAAACTATGAGACATCGCTAGAAATGTTCAACAAGAAAGATGAAGCAGAAAAAGAGGCTAAGTAAATGAATACTTCGATGATCATCTTCATCGTTATCGGTTTATTTGCTGGAACTCTTGGGGCAGTTTTAGGTATTGGTGGCGGTATGATCATCACGCCGATCCTAACCGTAATGATGGGATTAGATATTAAATATGCGATTGGAGCTAGTATCATCTCGGTTATTGCTACTAGTTCAGGGGCCACTATTGCCTATTTGAAGGATGATATGCTGAACCTTCGTGTGGCGATGTTTTTGGAAATTGCGACAACTGTCGGTGCAATCATGGGTGCTCTGCTAGTCGGAGCCTTCTCAAGTACCTTCTTGTTCGTCTTATTCGGCTTTTTCCTACTGTATTCTACTTATAATATGGTTCGTAAACTCTTCAGTAAGAAGGGTGAGGCAGTTTATACGGAACAAGGTCCAACCGTTCAAAAATTACGCTTGGCTGATAGTTACTACGATAAGGCTGAGAAAAAACAAGTTGATTATTCAATGAAAAATATCCCTGGTGGATTCATCATGATGTGGGCTGCTGGTTTGGCCAGTGGTTTGCTCGGTATTGGTAGTGGTGCCTTCAAGGTTATCGCTATGGATACAATCATGAAGATGCCACTTAAACCATCAAGTGCAACTTCAAACTTGATGATGGGAGTTACTGCGGCTGCCAGTGCGACTGTCTACTTTTTCAACGGGTCGATTCGTCCGGATATTGCCGGACCGTTGGCGATTGGAGTTTTAGTCGGCGCCACGATTGGTGCGCGTTTGATGCAAGTGTTGAAACCAAGACTGATCAGAATGATTTTCGTCCCAATTATTTTTTACATGGGATTGCAAATGGTTCTTAAAGGATTTGGGGTGAACATCTAATGAAAAAAGAAGAAATGCGCGATGTTGAACTCATAATCGGAAAAATTTTACGAGTCGGAGTTATCGTTTCGGCAGCGGTCATCATCTTAGGCGTAGTCTTGTATTTCATTAACGGTGGAACAGGCTATGCGGACGGCGAGTGGCCACGAAGATTTGGAATGATCTTTTCCGGTATAGCTCACGGCAAGTCATACGCTGTGATCATGTTAGGCATCTTCTTGTTGATCCTAACGCCCGTTTTGCGAGTCGTCGTATCAATTTATGCGTTCGCAAAAGAACACGACAGACTGTACGTATACATCACCACAGCAGTGTTGATCATTTTGATCATCGCAATGGTGTTTGGATATAATGGATAAACAAATTATTATTTTAAAGAATTAAGGGATGCTCGTTTTCCGATGAGTGACGGGTGTTTATCAAAACATAGAATATTACTCGAATGAATGGAATATTTTAGAAACGCAAAAAGGTTGAACTTTAATTAGTTCAACCTTTTTTGTGTGATTTTTTGGTTAGTTGTTAAACTATTTCCACATCGTCAGGGCTTACCCAAGAATATAAATAAGTTGATGGGTCATTGATTAAATACATATAGTGATCAGTTACAGAATCATAATATAGTGAGCCTGTAAGATTTGTACGATCGCCATATTGGTTGGCAATAAGTCCGACTGTTCCATCAAATTCAGTTCCTGCCATGATTGCATGTTTGGTTCTTAAGTTTACACTGTCAGACACACGATGCGCATTTACATAAACATCAGTCCCATATTTTGTATGAACCGAAGTCCTATAAGTGTCTGGAAAATTTGTTGCTGCGTTTGAAACTGAAGTTGATAAAGTGCCTCCAGCTAGTAATAAAGCAAAACTTGTGACTACTGCTATGATTGATTTTTTCATAATTAATTTCATCCTTAGTTTAAAATTGAATTTAGATAACTTTTACTGAGTTTGGATTTACCCAAGATTGCCAATATGTTGATGGGTCGTTGATAAGATATCTGAAAGTATTTGTAGTTGCATCATAATATAATGATCCTTTTAGGCTTGCACCAGAACCATATGTGTTAGCAATCAAATTTCCGCTACCATCATATGAAGCCCATCCCCAAGTGGATACCTGAGAAGTAACTCTTAATGAGACGTCTTTTGCTATTAGTTGTGGATGTATCTTGGTGGCTGGAGCATTTTCATGATAAATATATGTTTCCACGGTGTCAGGTGCTGCAGTAGATGCACTTGCAACGGAAGCAGTTAATGAACTGCCAGCTAGTAATAAAGTAAAACTTGTTATTGCTATTGCGATTGTTTTTTTCATTTCTGTAAATCCCCTTCGTTTGTTTATGATTTCATCATATGAGTTTTGACTTAAAATCCTAGATTCAAACATGTTACATTGGGAGATTTGTCCGCTATAACGCATAAAAATATTTATATTAAGTCCTTTTTTCAATCAGTTAAGACGGTTATAATTCAGTTATACAGGGGATGCTTATGAAAAAAATTAAATTAGTGACACTTGCAGCTGCATTGTTGATATCTGTTTCGACTTTTTCAAGTGTTGGTACAGTCTTTGCTGCTTCAACTAACAATAAAAATCAGACTACAAAGGTAGGGAAGTCATCGATTCCCACTAAATATTTGAACGAAATGTTAACGGGATTAAAATCACGTTCAACGACACTTAACATCTTCATTGAGCCTAATAACCCGATTGGAATTCAACAGGATATCAAATGGGCAGTTAATGACTGGTCGAAATCAACTGACAAAGTAAAGTTTAAGATTGTTAATGATCGTAATATCGCTAATGTAAGATTTACTACTGGTCAAATTTCTCAATTACGTGTTGCCATGACTTTTAAAGATCAATCTACGACGGGGAATCAAACCTATATTGATCGAGCAACGATTAAAATCGATCCTGCTAATTTTGATAAAACTAAAATTTCCAATGGGGGAATCCGTGTAGCCGAACATGAACTCGGCCATGCAATGGGATTAGCCGATATTCACGATACTAATCTCAAATATTCAACTATTATGTGGTACTTGGATCCTAATACTGGAATTACTCAGTATGATAGGGATGCTATCAGATATTTATACCAAATCAAATAAGTATTAAATAAGCTGTGCGTATGAAATAAAAATTTAAAAGTCCAATTTTTGTGTTGCACTTCATTCCTCACTGTATTTATGGCTCTCCTTTATTATTTTGAATTTATAAAAAGGATACTGTTTATAGAAGCTGAATCATACGGCGAATATGATATAAAATTTTATATATCATGATTGAAATTTGGAAGTAACACTTTAGAACCCTTGTGAAATATGTAATTCATTGATATATTAATAACGTGATTTATATATATTAAATATTTTGTTAAAAATGTTAAAATTGAAGGATAAATTGCCGTTACACCTGACGAGTTCAGATCACAAGCAACACAATATACAAAGGGCGCAGATAACGTAGATAGCGTATTGAGCGACTTGAAGAGTATGCAAGAACAAATTAGATCAGAGTGGAAAGGTAACGCTTTCGATAAATACGATAGTAAATTCCAAGAACTTTCTGGTAAAGTACAAGAATTCTCACAATTATTGAGAGAAATCAAATCACAACTTGATAAGTCAGCACAAGGAATGGAAGATGCCGATAACCAAATTGGTCAATCTTGGAGCTAAAGAAATAAAAACGACCTCTTTATTTTCCGAAATAAAGAGGTCAATTTTTTTGTTAGGGGGTAATGTATATGGGCGCAGTAGGAACATCAATGGAAGCACAACAGATTGCAGCCTTAGAAACGGCCGTCAAAGTAATGCAAGCAGCCAAACCAGGATTAAGTGCTGTTGGAACAACATTACTACAAGATAAGTCTTCAGTTTTCGATTCAGAGTGGAGTGGCGACACAAGAAATAAATTTGATCAACGTATAGACAAAGCGATAGCTGACAATAAAAAAGATAAATCAAGAAACAGTAAGAATATAGCTGTGTCAAAGGCAAGAATAGCCAAATTAAAGGCTAAGGAGGCGTCTGACCTCGCTAAGGCAGCCACATTAGTGATATGACAAAGATATCTATCGATCCATCAGCGTTTCAAAACAGTATTTCAAGTGCTAAAGGTTCAGTAAGTAGTCTTCAAGGCAATAAGTTAACAGCAACGGATCTTAATGGAACTACCTTGAATCCATTTGTTCAATTGATCCAAGTAGAGAAAGAAATAGATTCAAAAATAAGTGTTTATGTGAATGTCGCTCAAAATGATACGAATCAGTTTGACATAACACAACAGAAAGTTTTGGAAGCTGACAACATAATTAGCGGTGGTTTCAATAATATGTAGTTAAGGAGGGAAACTTATGGGGAAATTAGATTCGATCAGTCGTAATGTGTTGAGTGGATTGGCAGATCCAATGAATACACATCAATCATCTAGTGGTACGTTTTCTTCAGGATCATCTTCGGTAGGATCCGCATCATTTCCAGCCGGTGGCGGCTTGCCAATGATAAATGTTGCTAATCTTATTTCAACAAATAATATGTTGAAGAGTCAATCCAATGCAATGAAAAACGCACTCGGTGAAACGGGGCAGAAAATGAATTCCGTTCCTGATGCCAATGGCTTTTCTGGGAATATGCAAAAGCAAATGAAAGGCTATACTGAGGAGACACATATTGGAGATACTCAAAAGTTATCCAGTAATCTGGATGTCTTAACAGCGGAGTTTGATTCACTTTTGAGTGTCTTCAAAGGTGTTGATGGAAGTGACAGTGCAATAATCAAGAATTCACTACTTGAAGATCTGATCGGACAATTATCAGGAGTACCTTCACAGAATGATTCAGCGGTATCAGCAGCTAATAAAGGTGCCAAGATGGCTGAGAATGCGTTTGCCGAAGTAACAATGCTAAGCAAAAGTACTAGTACGGCGATCAATGATACAAAGAAACATGTGATTAAAGTAAAAGAACAAATGGAAGAATTCAATGGACTTGGAGTCAATTTGAATCCAACACAGATATCTAATGACTGGAAGAACGTGCATGTATCGATCACAGTTAACCAGATGAAGAACAAGAAGAGTAAGAAGGTCAAACTTAATGGTAAGTCTAAGACCAATAAATCAAATAGTAAAAAGAAAGATAAACGTACTGTTATCCAAAGAGGTCTGGATGATTATTTGAAAAAAATGGATGTTACTCGAACTAAAAAAGAAAAGAAGATAATAATAAAACAAATTAGAATTGCGATGAAGGGTAAAAATATTAAGGGAAAGAAGTTAACAAGTCTGATCCAAAATACGTATGATAAATGGGCAAATTCAATCCTTATTAATAAA from Companilactobacillus sp. includes these protein-coding regions:
- a CDS encoding helix-turn-helix domain-containing protein, which encodes MDSFTDLFLSKSEVEKIQLFNKIKLIRTDQLASANLIETYRQRHITVKDINLRKAAYQMNKSYGSVYNTFLGIQDDFKEILKKDDYKIEEMFAVSRDGYHAFLTTRSDGYRFLDAIVKGKESSFRQFYTDLNTSKATVLRHLKPVRGYLKRFGVRIAYEPMRFVGNEESIRLAIAALYWNATRGYVWPFELYSKETAFRVVNIALEKYRLQPINTITKLFYAYVVMAHSYRILGGNHMQNIEALSVINYPFPNIFEGTTPLFEESNNDSAQVQELRKSIESISYEEQMFQSADFYILLMCVSTTFEVSEEYLQTVSRQLVKYNPLFANFIDDFLDLIPYDVEQTVSDFALSHKEFMRYKYNLTTCIIGVLALDQNFIEMLNLFSGFGDAMSSLTDENLKTKIGSTVQHLMRRDKYSSLKGKSKLISDALYAIAYRFFSLYNESIQVHVYLELESFFLVYSDLAITLEALPYVSIVSDSKDADIVVTANSSNLPEDEVKDDVCVYRWMYNGVDGQMGGLLNLIYKIWTDEKVAGTKTIN
- a CDS encoding MFS transporter, coding for MRSQKLWLLTLNATFNMVMGFILPVNMIFIKQNLHQTQNMAGFALMVYSALMMVGNYLGGILFDKLSKKWTLQIGYIIAVISLLGMTFHHVWPSYLFMLVMLGFGMGISYTAINGYTAFVAEETIGDSRVLFNNMYLAANLGIAVGSTAVGFIFEWSIFFTFFIPVIFFVLCLLIVFFKASVLDATNEAAEKTHEYKMDSEEVDPKVAIGEKRFRLNLIILSLGVFIMWMGYTQWDSNMSLYMLGNGFSKKEYSIVFTINAASLLLIQPVMNRIMSKIFKLLKNQILVGIVIMGLSFLLLPGANQYWMFVVSMLILTVGESMVFPTIPALLNKMSTNQNRGNLQSLYTIMGSLGRAVGPYAGSLIVTALSFANLFYGITAAMILVAVSLKGVKELEI
- a CDS encoding alpha/beta hydrolase gives rise to the protein MTIAIIIIIVLLLIVLILNALFLYLQKRNSNALGSDAPAVTRDPGLDEATTAYLKQPREEWTITSNSNKLYGWFVKSKSPSDVTVIVVHGFAVDHKSLDIHAQLFNTLGYNVLQIDNQAAGKSEGKYQGFGYLESIDLEAWINELLKRRPNDEIVLFGASMGAATVMMTAGKKLPDNVKAVIEDSGYTSMEDVVNFHFKQRYKFSGRFVLKMISLVAKVRSGFFYGQADCTKALQNCHLPILFMHGQADEAVPYYMRDELTKYGDFPKETYAKDSGVHIRSYYVDSKNYQAKVADFLKKYL
- a CDS encoding sulfite exporter TauE/SafE family protein — its product is MNTSMIIFIVIGLFAGTLGAVLGIGGGMIITPILTVMMGLDIKYAIGASIISVIATSSGATIAYLKDDMLNLRVAMFLEIATTVGAIMGALLVGAFSSTFLFVLFGFFLLYSTYNMVRKLFSKKGEAVYTEQGPTVQKLRLADSYYDKAEKKQVDYSMKNIPGGFIMMWAAGLASGLLGIGSGAFKVIAMDTIMKMPLKPSSATSNLMMGVTAAASATVYFFNGSIRPDIAGPLAIGVLVGATIGARLMQVLKPRLIRMIFVPIIFYMGLQMVLKGFGVNI
- a CDS encoding DUF1634 domain-containing protein is translated as MKKEEMRDVELIIGKILRVGVIVSAAVIILGVVLYFINGGTGYADGEWPRRFGMIFSGIAHGKSYAVIMLGIFLLILTPVLRVVVSIYAFAKEHDRLYVYITTAVLIILIIAMVFGYNG
- a CDS encoding matrixin family metalloprotease, whose product is MKKIKLVTLAAALLISVSTFSSVGTVFAASTNNKNQTTKVGKSSIPTKYLNEMLTGLKSRSTTLNIFIEPNNPIGIQQDIKWAVNDWSKSTDKVKFKIVNDRNIANVRFTTGQISQLRVAMTFKDQSTTGNQTYIDRATIKIDPANFDKTKISNGGIRVAEHELGHAMGLADIHDTNLKYSTIMWYLDPNTGITQYDRDAIRYLYQIK
- a CDS encoding WXG100 family type VII secretion target, coding for MAVTPDEFRSQATQYTKGADNVDSVLSDLKSMQEQIRSEWKGNAFDKYDSKFQELSGKVQEFSQLLREIKSQLDKSAQGMEDADNQIGQSWS